The Longimicrobium sp. genomic sequence ATGCGGCGCATGGCCGAGGTCACCAACGTGACGGCCATCACCCGCGAGCTGGCGGACGGCGGCGAGGACGCGCAGCTGCGCGGCGGGACGGTGCCGAAGGGCGTGGAGGTGTACGAGATCGACGGCCCGTTCTTCTTCGGCGCCGCCGAGAAGTTCCGCGAGACCATGGGCGCGGTGGAGACGCGGCCGCGCGTGCTGGTGATCGGGATGGAGAAGGTGCCGGCGATCGACTCCACCGGCCTCCGCGCGCTGCGGGCGGTGGTGCGCGGGGCCAGGAAGGACGGGACGGCGGTGATCCTGGCCGGCGTGCACGCGCAGCCGATGGTGGCGCTGGGGAAGAGCGACCTGCTCGACGAGATCGGCGACGAGAACCTCTGCGGCACCCTCTCCGACGCCCTCACCCGCGCGCGGGAGATCCTGGGGATTGCGCCGGTGAACGCGTTCGACGCGGCCGCTCCGCGACGGGCTGAGGGTGAGGTGGAGAAGGAGACGGCGCGGGTGGAGTGAGGCGCCGCATCGCGCCCTCTCCGGCTCGCCTGGCTCGCTACCTCTCCCGTACCGGGGCCCGTACCGGGAGAGGTAGCCGCCCCGGCATCCGTCCTTCCCGGCAAGTTGCGGCGCTTGTCCTGGATTCTCGCGCGGATGCCGCGTTCGCAGTCCCGAAGGGACTTTGTGCTGTTGTTGCCGCGTATTCGGCACGCTCGTAGCTAAGTGCCAGTCCTGCAAGGGTTTTGCCGCTGTCCGTCCGGCCCTGCTGTCGGTTGGTGCTGTCCGTTTCCCGAATCACGCCACGGACCGCAGGCGCCGACCGTCGCGGGCGGCTGCGACAGGGGCGCCGGAGCCGCTTCCAACGCCGCTACGGCGTCCTGTATCGCGGTGAGCGGGCCGATGGGTGACGGAAAGGCGGAGGCGTATCTCATCTCCATCAACAGAAACAGAAAGGTTCGCACGGTCCCGAGAGAGAACCGAAAAGCTCAGCGAATCCTGGACCTGATACAAGTTGGTCCACGCGCGAGCCGCGACGGGCAAGGGGCCCGCCGCGGCTCGTTTTTCACCTTCATGATCTTAGGTCAACCGGCCGTAACGAGCGGAGCCACCCTTGCGGTTCACGGCATGATTGTGTAGCAGCGGAAGGTGTAGCGGGCCTGCGCCGTGGCCCCGGAACTGTCGGTGACCGTGAAGGTGACCGTCAGGTAGGTGCCGGGGCTGCACACGCCTTCGATGTACGAGGACTCCGGGCCGTCCTCGCGATACGTCTGGATCACGTTCCAGTTGAAGGTGTTCCCGCCCGTTCCGCCACTCACCTCGCCCGAGCAGGCGGTGGTGTGGTAAGAGCCCCCGCTGGGGCCCGTGTCTTCGCAAAACAGGTTGGTGACGTGCAGCGTGCCGCCGAGGGTGGCGCGGGGTGTCGTGGTGCCCGGCTCGCGTGCCCCGGGGAGCGTTGGAGCATCTGTGCAACCTGCCAACGCGAAGGCGATTACGGCCACGGCTGATGTGACGAGACGGCGCATGCATCCTCCTTGGTACGTGGGCCACGGGGGTGGGGCGACAGCGGAAGTACTGCCCGCCACCCCGTCGTGAACGTCACTCTCCTCTGGTGCCAGACGACGCGAATATCATCCTTATACGACATAAAATCAAGTGTTTCCCCGAAGGCTCGCCCTACGCGGGCCACCGCTTTCCCTCTCGATCCCCATCTCACGCAATGGCATTTTTCAATCTTCTGTCGAACGCACCGTCCGCCTTGCCAAGCCCGCAGACGTGGCGGCGATGGGCTCGGCAGGTCCAGCGGCTTACTGCCGCAGAGCGAAGGGAGGAACGGAGGAGCAACTCCGTTCCCCCCGTTCCTCTGCGTTTCCTCTGCGTGAGATCAGTTGGTCATCCTCCGCCACGACGGAGGCCGCGGCCGGCGCGGGCGCCGGTGACCTGCGCGTTGCGGATCTCGGGGACGCCGTTCACGATCACGTGCACGATCCGGAGGCATGTGGATGATGCGGAGGCAGTCTTGAGCGGCGTGCTCTGGCGACGTGTCGAGTGCGAGCGGAAGTTGCGGGAGCGCGGGGAGTAGCGACCTAAGTGCCGCCAAACCGGATCGGGAGATACGAGGTCTGCTGTCTGTTTTACTGTTCGTTGGCGTTGCAAGATGCGCTGTTCGGCAACGGTGGATGTGCAGGTTGCGCGCGCACATCTAGTGATTTCGCCGTTTTCCGAGCATCTTGCTCAACCATGAGTCTCAAGGCCGTTTCTGCCGTGAATTCATTCGCCCGGCCCAAGCTTGACCGCCGCTGAGTCTGTCTCTCCCTACAGCTCCATCTCCCATGTCTCCGCCATCAGCGGCAGGCCGAAGTGGTCGTGCACCTCCTCGTTCACCACGCGGAAGCCCGCGCGCTCGTAGATGCGGCGCGCGGCCAGGAGCACGCTGTTCGTCCACAGCACCATCTTCCGGTACCCCGCCGACCGCGCGAACGCGATGCACTCGTCCACGAGCCGGCCGCCGATCCCCAGCCCGCGCGCGGAGGGCTCCACGTAGAGCAGGCGCAGCTTGGCCGTCTCGTCGTCCATCTGCGTGCAGAACACCGAGCCCACGATCTCGCCCTCGCGCTCGGCGATCCAGCTGCGCTCGCGGGCGGGATCGAAGTGGTCGATGAAGTCCGCCACCACGCGCGCCACCAGCGCCTCGAACCGCTCGTTCCACCCGTACTCCTGCCAGTACAGCACGCCGTGGCGGTGGGTGATCCACCCCATGTCGCCCGGGCGGTGCGGGCGCAGCGTGTAGGGCGCCTCCGCCGGGCGGCCGCCCAGCATCCGCTCGATCCGCTGCATCGTGCCGATGAGCGCGCGCCGCTCGTCGTCCGCCAGCGGTGCCAGCATCCCCGCGATCTCGGCGTGCGCGGCGGCGTTGAGGCCGCCGAATTCGTCGCGTCCGGCGCCGGTGAGCGACAGGTGCGACTGCCGCGCGTCCTTCTCCGACGGCGTGCGGGCGACGAGGCCGCGCTCCTGGAAGCGCGCCAGGATGCGGCTCAGGTACCCCGCGTCCAGCGCCAGCCGCTCCGCCAGCTCCGTTGCGGTGATGCCGTCCTGGTGCGCGATCTCGTACAGCACGCGCACCTCGGTAAGCGTATACGGGGAATGGAGATGGCCTTCGCCCAGCGCGCCTACCTCGCGCGTGTAGAAGCGGTTGAAGCGCCGTACCGCGGCCACCTGCGTGTCGATCTCGTCGGTTGCCATCGCGATGCTCTGCAGTCTCGGGATGCGGTGAGCCCCTCATCCCAAGGGTAAGCAGATTGATTGACCGAGTCAACTATTTGAGTGCGATGAGATGATCACCCTCTCCCGTCCTATCGTCTCCACACCTCGCGGTCCGTGACGACGGCGTCGAGCGGCAGGTCCCACGTCTCGGTGGGGATGTGATCCATCTCCTGGAAGGAGAAGAAGATGCCGCAGCGGAAGCCCCGCCACTCGGGTGCGCCGAAGAGCCGGTCGTAGTATCCCGCGCCGCGGCCGAGGCGATTGCCCGCGCGGTCCCACGCCAGCCCCGGCACTAGCGCCGCGTCGATCTCCGTCTCGGGGATGGTGGGGCAGCGCGCGGGGTCCGGCTCGCGGATGCCGTAGTTGCCCGTGAGCAGGTGGTCGAGCGAGGAGACGCGGTGCAGCGTCATCGCGTGCGATTCCGGCACCGTGCGCGGGTAGACGACGGTGATGCCGCGCCGCAGCGCCTCGGCCGCGATGGCATCCGTCGTCACCTCCTCCGGCAGGTCCGCGAAGAGCAGCAGCGTGCGCGCACCGGCGATCTCCGGCACCGTCCACAAGCGCGCGTCGAGCGCCGCCTCGGCCGCCTCGCGCTCCGGCTCGGTCAGCGCCCGCAGCCTCCGCCGCGCCTCCGCCCGCAGCTCCGCCTTCGTCATGTCGCCGAACGAAGTCCGCGGAGGCGGACTGTGTGTCGTTGTAGCCGCGACTTCAGTCGCATCGTCCCCAATCTCCCCCGCATCGTCCCCAATCTCCCCCGTATCGTCCGTCAATCCGCCGCCAGCGCGGCCGCCACCTGCGCCGCGACGCGGGCATTGTTGCGCAGCAGCGCCACGTTCGCCTCCAGCGACCGCCCGCCGGTGCGCTCGGCCACGGCGCCGAGGAGGAACGGCGTCACCTCCTTGCCGCGGATCCCGCGCGCGTCCGCCTGCCGCAGCGCGTCGGCGATCGCCGTCTCCACCTCCGCGGCGGGGAGCGCGTGCTCGGCGGGCGGGGGAACGCAGAGGAGGAGCGCGCCGGGAAGGTTCATCTCCTCGTGCGCCGTCCACAGCTCCGCCACCTCCCGCGGCGAATCGACCCGCACGTCCACGGAGAGCCCGCTCTCGCGCGAATAGAAGGCGGGGAGCTCGTCCGTCCCGTAGCCGGCGACCAGCACGCCCGCCGTCTCCAGCGCCTCGCGCGTGGCGGGGAGGTCGAGGATCGCTTTCGCGCCGGCGCAGACGACCAGCATCCGCGTGCGGCCGAGCTCCGTCAGGTCAGCGGAGACGTCGTGCGCGCCGCCGCGGTGCACCCCGCCGATCCCGCCCGTGGCGAACACCGACGCACCGGCCAGGTCCGCCAGCCACATCGTCGCCGCCACCGTCGTCGCGCCGTCCAGCCCGCGCGCGGCGGCGATGGGCAGGTCGCGCGTGGAGAGCTTCAGCACGCCGGACGCCGTCCCCAGCCGCTCGATCTCGTCTCCGCTCAACCCGACGACCGGCCGGCCGGCGACGACGCCGACGGTGGCGGGAAGGGCGCCGTTCGCCGTGACCTCGGCCTCGAGCTCGCGTGCCACCTGCAGGTTGCGGGGATGCGGCAGCCCGTGCGCGATCACCGTCGATTCCAGCGCGACCACCGCGCCGCCGTCCTCCAGCGCGCGCTGCAGGTGGAGGGGAATATGGATCTGCATTCGCCTCGATGTTCGGTCCAGTGGCCGCCGTGCATCCGCGCGGCGGGGCGGATAAGTTACGGCGGACCCTTCTGCCGCGAAAACCGATGACCGTTCACGACGCGCCCGCGCCCCCCGCCGGGCCGCAGACCGCCGCGCCGCCGCTGGGCGACATGCCGCCCGAGGAGTTCCGCCGCCACGCGCACGCCGCGGTGGACTGGATGGCCGACTACCTGGCCGGCGTGGAGCGCTTCCCCGTCCTCTCGCGGGTCGATCCGGGGGACGTGGCCGCGATGGTCCCGCCGCATCCGCCCGCGCGCGGCGAGGACTTCGCCGGCGTGCTGGCCGACGTGGACCGCGTGGTGATGCCGGGGATCACGCACTGGAATCACCCCGGCTTCCACGCGTACTTCGCCATCACCGGCTCGGCGCCCGGCATCATCGGCGAGATGGTGGCGGCGGCGCTGAACGTCAACGGCATGCTCTGGCGCAGCTCTCCTTCCGTCACGGAGATCGAGGAGCGCGCGCTCGACTGGCTGCGGCAGCTGCTCGGCCTCCCCGAAGTCTTCCGGGGGACGATCCAGGACACCGCCTCCATCTCCACCCTGGTCGCCATCGCCACGGCGCGCGAGGCGGCGGGGGTGAAGGTGCGGGAGATGGGGATGAGCGGGCGCGATCTGCCGCGGATGCGCGTCTACGCCAGCGAGCAGGTGCACTCGTCCATCGACAAGGCGTGCATCACGCTGGGGCTGGGGATGGAGGGGCTGCGGAAGATCCCCACCGACGCCGAGTTCCGCATGGACGCCGCCGCGCTCGAGGCGGCGATCGAGGAAGACCGCGCCGCGGGGATGCTCCCCTTCTGCGTCGTCGCCACCTCGGGGACGACGTCGACCACCAGCATCGATCCCATCCCCGCCATCGCCGACGTGTGCGCGCGGCGGAAGGTGTGGCTGCACGTCGACGCGGCGTACGGCGGGTCGGCGGCGGCGGTGCCGGAGCTGCGCTGGGTGCTGGCGGGGGCGGAGCGGGCGGACTCGCTGGTCGTCAACCCGCACAAGTGGATGTTCACGCCCATCGACATCTCCGTGCTCTACCTGCGCGACCCGGAGGTCTGCCGCCGCGCCTTCTCGCTCGTCCCCGACTACTTGGCGACGCCGGAAGGGGAATCCGTCACCAACCTGATGGACTACGGCCCGGCGCTGGGGAAGCGCTTCCGCGCGCTGAAGCTGTGGTTCGTGCTGCGCTACTTCGGCGCGGAGGGGGTGGCCGCGCGCATCCGCGAGCACGTGCGGCTGGCGCAGGAGCTGGCGGGGTGGATCGATGCCGAGCCGTTCTGGGAGCGGATGGCGCCCACGCCGCTGAGCCTCGTCGTCTTCCGCCACCGCCCGGCCGGATTGTCGGATGAAGAGGTCGACGCGCACAACGAGCGCATCATGGCCGAGGTGAACGCGGGCGGGCGCATCTTCATCTCCCACACGCGCCTGCACGGGCGGATCGCGCTGCGCCTGGCCGTCGGCAACATCCGCACGCAGGAGCCCCACGTCCGCGCCGCCTGGGACCTGCTCCGCGAGACGGGCGATCGCCTGCTGCGCGAGTCGTAGGCTCTCATTCCGAGGGCGGCCAGACCGTCGCCGCGTGGTGAAGAAATGCCTGCAGCCCGAGGAATCGGTAGCCGGCGTCCGAGCATCAGGCCGCCTGTCGCCCGGAAGCCGGGCCAAAGATTCCTCAGGCGCCCGGGACTTGGAGCGGTGGACGTTTCGGAGAAGCGCCTTCGGAATGACAGAATTGGCGTCGCTGCGCTGAGTAGCCGCGCGAAGCGCCCAGGTCCCTCCCCCAGTCGGTTTTGGGGGAGGGACAGGCGCGTAGCGCCAGGGAGAGGGCCCCTGCGGCGCCGGCGAGCACGTTCCCTGCGGGGCGTTAATGTGGACTTCTTCGACGGACGGGAAGCATGAGCGAGAACGGGCGGAAGGTCGTAGTCGTCACCGGGGCCAGCGGCGGGATCGGGGCGGCGGTGGCGCGTGAGCTGGGGCGGCGCGGATGCGCGCTGGTGCTGTCCGCGCGCAACGAGGACGCGTTGCGCGAGGTGGCGGCGCAGTCGGGAGACGCGGTGCACGTGGTCCGCGCGGACGTCACCAGCCGCGCCGACGTCGAGCGCCTGCGCGACGAGGCGCTCTCCGCGTTCGGCCACGTGGACGTGTGGATCAACAACGCCGGCCGCGGCATCAACCGCACCGTGCTGGAGCTGACCGGCGCCGACATCGACGCCATGATCGCCGTCAACGTGAAGGGGCCGCTCTACGGGATGCAGGCCATCATCCCCCACTTCCAGGAGCGCGGCGAGGGGCACCTGATCAACATCTCCTCCTTCCTCGGCCGCGTTCCCATCGTCCCCATCCGCTCGGCGTACAGCGCGGCCAAGGCGGCGCTCAACTCGCTCACCGCCAACCTGCGCATGGACCTGCGCATGCGCGGGTCCGACATCCACGTCACCACGGTGATGCCGGGGATGGTCGCCACCGCGTTCGCCGACAACGCGCTGGGCTCCACCGACGGCGTGTCCGGCGTGCGCCCGACCGGCCCGATGGCGCCGCAGACGCCCGAGGAGGTGGCGGCCATCGTCGCCGACGCGATCGACCATCCGCGCCCGGAGGTGTACACGAACCCCGCGAACCCGGGGATGGCCCGCGCGTACTTCGAAGATGTCGCCGCGTTCGAGGAGCAGGCCGCGCGCGCGATCACGCAGATGCTCTCGCAGTCCGCCGCCGGGGCCTGATTCCTCGAAAAGCGGAAATCCTTCCGATCGTCGCTTCGCGGCACGGAATCGGCAATCCGCTCCCGCACGGAACGGACGGGATCTCGAGCGCGGAGGACGGGGTGCCGGGCGTCGACCCGATGCTGCTGGAGACGGACGAGGGGAAACGGCTGGAGGCGGAGTGGTTCCGCGCCGTCCGCCGCGGCGACTTCGCGGCGGCGTGGCGCGCGAGCGACGCCGTGCTCCGCGCGCGCGTCGGCGTCCCCTGCTGGCACCTTCCCCGGCACGAGCAGTGGGTGTGGGACGGCACGCCGCTCGACGGCCGGCGCGTGCTGATCCGCTGCTACCACGGCCTGGGCGACACCCTCCAGTTCATCCGCTACGCGCCGAGGGTGAAGGCCGTCGCCGCCGAGGTGACCGTTTGGGCCCAGCCCGCGCTTCTCCCGCTGCTGCGGACCGTCTCCGGCATCGACCGCCTGCTCCCGCTCCACGACGGCGTCTGCGAGGCGGAGCACGACGTGGACGTGGAGGTGATGGAGCTCCCGCACGTCTTCCGCAGCACGCTCGCCGATCTCCCCGCGGACGTCCCCTATCTCCACGCCGATCCGGCCCCGCTCGCGAAGGATGGCCGGCTCGCGGTCGGGCTGGTCTGGCGGGCGGGGGATTGGGACGACCGGCGCTCCATCCCCCTGCCGCTCCTGGCGCCGTTGGCGGACGTCCCCGGCGTCGCGCTCCATCTTCTCCAGCGCGGCGATGCGCTCGCGGAGGCGCCGGACGGCTTCGGCGTCGTCTCCGGCTCCGACGACGTCACGGAGTGCGCGCGGGTGATGCGTGCGCTCGACCTCGTCGTCACCGTGGACAGCATGCCCGCGCACCTGGCCGGCGCGCTGGGGGTGCCCGTGTGGACGCTGCTGCACGCCGACTGCGACTGGCGCTGGATGGACGCGCGCGACGATTCGCCGTGGTACCCGACGATGCGCCTCTTCCGGCAGGAGCGGCAGGGCGATTGGGAGCCCGTCGTGCGTCAGGTCGCCGCGCATCTCCGCCGCCTAGCCGCGAGCCGGGCTCGGATCACCGTGCCGCGGCGGTCCGCCCACATGCCGCATCCCACGCTGACGTCATCCTGAGGCCGGCCTCACTGTAATCAGCGTCAGAGCAAGCGCTTGCAGGCCGAAGGATCTATAGCCGCGGCAGCACGAGATCCGGTCAGACGCACCGATCCTTCACCCGGACCTGGTACGAGAGAGGGATGGGAAGGAGAAGGCGGACCTAACGCAGCTCCGGCACGCGGATCCAGCGGCGCGACCCGGCGACGCTGTCGATGCGGACTTCGAGCGCGCGCAGCTCGGGGGTGCCCATGCAGCCGAGGTAGTCGTCCACGCGCTTCGTGCGGGCGCCCGCGTGGATTGTGAGGTACACGGAGGGGAGGTCGGTGGCGTAGGTCGGGCACAGCCGCGAGCCCTCGATCCGCGCGGGCAGCTCCCAGAAGCCGATCCGCGCGGCCTCGTCGACCAGTGACGCGAAGTCGGCCGCGGCGATCGTCCCCGCGCCGGGAGGCGTGTCCGCGGGCCAGACCGACGCGAACCGCACCTGGCCCGCGCGCGTGAGGGTGAGGCGGTACGCGGGGCAGGTGCCGTAGCAGCGCGTCCGCTCCAGCACGATGCTGTCCGCCCGCACCTGCGCGGTGGATTCCGCCGGGCGTGCGGCGGGGCGCGGGCACGCGGTCAGTGTCAGCAGCGCGGCGGCGGCCGCGGCGGCGATGCGCTTCATCTCCATTCCCTTCCCGAGGCCAGGATCTCCCGGATTGCCGCGGCGTCCACCGGCTCGGAGACGAGGTAGCCCTGCGCGTAGTCGCAGCCGATGGCGCGCACTTCCGCCAGCTGCGCCTCCGTCTCCACCCCCTCCGCGATCACCGCCAGCTCCAGCCCGCGCGCCATCAGCGCGATGGTGCGCACCAGCTGCGACGGCGCGCTTCCCTCCTCCATCCGTCCCACGAACGTCCGGTCCACCTTCAGCGCCTTCATCGGCAGGCGGTGCAGCGCGGAGAGCGACGAGTAGCCCGTGCCGAAGTCGTCCAGCTGCATCTCGATCCCCAGCTCGCGCAGCTCGTCCAGCACCGACCCCGCCGCCTCGCTCTCCAGGATGGCGCTCTCGGTGATCTCCAGCTTCAGGTGGCGCGGCTTGAGCCCCGTCTCCGCCAAGGCCGCGCGGACTGCGTCCACCAGCCCGGGCTGCGCCAGCTGCCGCGCGGAAAGGTTCACGCTCACGGCGATGCGCGCGCCCAGCTCGCGCCGCCACTCGGCCAGCTGGCGGCAGGCCTCGCGCAGCACCCACTCGCCCAGCGGCACGATCACTCCCGTCTCCTCGGCGGTGGGGATGAACTCCGCCGGCTGGATCAGCCCCCGCTCGGGGTGCTCCCAGCGGCAGAGCGCCTCCACGCCCGCGACGCGCCCGGTCGACAGCGAGACGATCGGCTGGTAGTGCAGCCGGAACTCGCCGCGGGTGAGCGCGCGGCGCAGGTCCGTCTCCATCTGCAGCCGCGAGAGCGCCTGCGCGTGCATGGTCCGGTCGAACACCTCCCACGCCAGGCCGCCGCCGCCCTTGGCGCGGTACATGGCCATGTCGGCGTTGCGCAGCAGGTACTCCGGCCGGTCGTACCCCAGCGTCGACAGGGCGATGCCGATGCTGGCGGAGGTGAACACCTCGTAGCCGCTCAGGTTCACCGGCGCGGACACGGCCTGCACCACGCGCTCGGCGATCATGGTGGCGTCGTTCGCCTCCTCCAGGTTCGTCAGCAGGATGGCGAACTCGTCGCCGCCGAAGCGCGCCACCGTGTCCGTCGCACGCACGTTCTCCAGCAGCCGCCGGGCCACGGCCACCAGCAGCTCGTCGCCCACGTGGTGGCCGAGCGAGTCGTTCACCACCTTGAAGCGGTCCAGGTCCAGGAAGAGCACCGCGAACCGGTGGCCGCCCGCGTTGAAGCGCAGCAGCGCCTCGCCCAGCCGCTCCATGAACAGGTGCCGGTTGGGAAGCCCGGTGAGCGAGTCGTGCAGCGCGTCGTGGATCAGCCGCTCCTCCACGCGCTTGCGCTCGGTGATCTCGCCGCCGAACAGGTGCACCGTGCCCAGCGCCGGCTGCGGATGGTACGTCCACGCGAACACGCGCCCGCCGAAGCGCGCCTCCTGGTTCGGCAGCACCTTCCCCGACCGCCCCGCCTGCCGCACCAGGCGGGGATGCTCGCCGGGAAGGATCCACGCGGGCTCGCTGACGCCGAGCTCGGCGACCAGGCGCTCGCCCGCGGCGTTCAGCCACAGCACGCGGCCGTCGCCGGCGCATTCCAGGATGGGATACGGGTTCTCGCGCGCGAAGGCGGCCAGCCGCTGCGTCTCTTCCTCGGCGCGCATCCGCTCCGTCACCTCGCGCGAGTTGACGATGATGCCGCGGATGCGCGGGTCGTCGAGCAGGTTGCGGCCGATGGCCTCGAACACGCGCCACGAGCCGTCGCGGTGGCGGACGCGCACGGTGAGGGGGCGCCCCGCGCCCGGCGTCTGCCGCGAGGCGCGGATCTGCGCCAGCGCGGCCTCGCCGTCCTCGGGGTGGATCAGCTCCAGCGCGCTGCGGCCGATCACCTCGTCGGGGTGCCAGCCGAGCAGGTGGATGACGGACGGGGTGACGTAGCGGGTGGTGCCGTCCTCGTTGATCACGTGGATGACGTCGCGCGCGTTCTCCACCAGCGCGCGGAAGTACGCATCGCTGTGGCGGAGCGCCTGCACGGCCGCCTCGCCGTCGACCACGCGAGGGATCGGCAGCAGGCCTTCCTGCGGCGGGAGGAGCGTGTCGGTCATCGCGGAGTGGAGCGGGTCCGCCGGAGCGGGGTCGCGGGGCGCGCGATCCGGTGGGCGGGCGCGCGGTGGAGCGGCACGGACGGGGGGGAGATGTGTCGCGTTGCTGGCGATTGCGCGGCAAAATAGCACACAGTCGGCGATCGCGGAACACCCGCGTTGAACCGGACGGCCTGCGGGTACGGCGCGCAGCACGCCAGCCGACAATATTGCGCCGCGTGCGGCGGTTCCCTCGGCCGGCCGCGGAGCGCCGGTGAATCTGGCGCCGCCGCGCAATACCGCGTTACACTGCCGCCTGCACGTCCGGCTGCGCCGGGGCGGGAGATCCGGTGCTGGGAGGGGCGAATGAATTCGCTGCAACAACCACACGAAGTCCCCCTGCGGGGACTACGGAGGTTCGAGGCCGACGCGGGTGTGGCGCTCGGAGCGGACTTCCTGAGAAGCCGCTGCGAGCACCAGAGCATCGGCCTCACGAGAGCCAGTAGTCCGCGAAGGCGGACTTCGTGTGGTTGTTGCCGCGGATTTATCCGCCCTTCACAGCCTTGGCTCGGGCCCGAACCCCGCGGTTCATCCGGATCGAATCACAACGACGCTGCTCGAATGCGATGAGCCTTCCCACCGTGACCGTCACCCTCCCCGACTGGGTGGACTCCGCTGTGGAGATCGGCCGCGCCTACGCCTCGGACGAGGAGAAGATGCGGCTGGCGATCGAGCTGTCGCGGCAGAACGTGCTGCACGCCACGGGCGGCCCCTTCGGCTCGGGGATCTTCGAACGGGAAACGGGAACGCTCGTCACCGTGGGCGTGAACAGCGTGGTGCGGCTGAACAACTGCACGCTTCATGGCGAGATGGTGGCGTTCATGATGGCGCAGGCGCGCCTCGGCCGCTTCACGCTGAAGTCGCCCGGCGGCCCCGAGTACGAGCTGGTGACGAGCTGCGAGCCGTGCGCCATGTGCCTGGGCGCCACGCTCTGGAGCGGCGTCACCCGCGTGGTCTGCGGCGCCCACCGCGACGACGCGCGCCGCCTGAGCTTCGAGGAGGGCCCCGTCTTCCCCGAGAGCCACGAGTACCTCGAGGCGCGGGGGATCGAGATCGTGCACGGCGTGCTGCGCGCCGAGGCCAACGAGGTGCTGGAGCTGTACCGCGCCCGCAAGGGCACCATCTACAACGCCTGAAACGTCCGCCGGATGCCCGCTTCGCTTTCCGAGCACGAGCTGATCGACCAGGAGGCGCGCCTGCGCCGCGCCAACGAGGGCTTCGCCCGCCGCTATCCCGGCGAGGGCGGCGCGCGCCAGCCCGTGCACACCGTGTACGGCGGCGCGCAGCTCTTCCGCTCCGATTCCACGGTGAAACTGGGCCAGGTAGCCCGTCGCGCGCTGGCCGAATACGCGCCCGATCCGGAGACGCTCGCCGCCGCGGTGGGGATGGCCGGCGGGGCTTTCGCCGAGCGCGTCTACGCCCGCGTGGTGGAGAAGCTGGAGCGCGAGCCGGTGGAGGACTTCCGCATCGACTTCGAGGACGGCTACGGC encodes the following:
- a CDS encoding pseudouridine-5'-phosphate glycosidase, translated to MQIHIPLHLQRALEDGGAVVALESTVIAHGLPHPRNLQVARELEAEVTANGALPATVGVVAGRPVVGLSGDEIERLGTASGVLKLSTRDLPIAAARGLDGATTVAATMWLADLAGASVFATGGIGGVHRGGAHDVSADLTELGRTRMLVVCAGAKAILDLPATREALETAGVLVAGYGTDELPAFYSRESGLSVDVRVDSPREVAELWTAHEEMNLPGALLLCVPPPAEHALPAAEVETAIADALRQADARGIRGKEVTPFLLGAVAERTGGRSLEANVALLRNNARVAAQVAAALAAD
- a CDS encoding 5-formyltetrahydrofolate cyclo-ligase — protein: MTKAELRAEARRRLRALTEPEREAAEAALDARLWTVPEIAGARTLLLFADLPEEVTTDAIAAEALRRGITVVYPRTVPESHAMTLHRVSSLDHLLTGNYGIREPDPARCPTIPETEIDAALVPGLAWDRAGNRLGRGAGYYDRLFGAPEWRGFRCGIFFSFQEMDHIPTETWDLPLDAVVTDREVWRR
- a CDS encoding aminotransferase class I/II-fold pyridoxal phosphate-dependent enzyme, with product MTVHDAPAPPAGPQTAAPPLGDMPPEEFRRHAHAAVDWMADYLAGVERFPVLSRVDPGDVAAMVPPHPPARGEDFAGVLADVDRVVMPGITHWNHPGFHAYFAITGSAPGIIGEMVAAALNVNGMLWRSSPSVTEIEERALDWLRQLLGLPEVFRGTIQDTASISTLVAIATAREAAGVKVREMGMSGRDLPRMRVYASEQVHSSIDKACITLGLGMEGLRKIPTDAEFRMDAAALEAAIEEDRAAGMLPFCVVATSGTTSTTSIDPIPAIADVCARRKVWLHVDAAYGGSAAAVPELRWVLAGAERADSLVVNPHKWMFTPIDISVLYLRDPEVCRRAFSLVPDYLATPEGESVTNLMDYGPALGKRFRALKLWFVLRYFGAEGVAARIREHVRLAQELAGWIDAEPFWERMAPTPLSLVVFRHRPAGLSDEEVDAHNERIMAEVNAGGRIFISHTRLHGRIALRLAVGNIRTQEPHVRAAWDLLRETGDRLLRES
- a CDS encoding bifunctional helix-turn-helix transcriptional regulator/GNAT family N-acetyltransferase encodes the protein MATDEIDTQVAAVRRFNRFYTREVGALGEGHLHSPYTLTEVRVLYEIAHQDGITATELAERLALDAGYLSRILARFQERGLVARTPSEKDARQSHLSLTGAGRDEFGGLNAAAHAEIAGMLAPLADDERRALIGTMQRIERMLGGRPAEAPYTLRPHRPGDMGWITHRHGVLYWQEYGWNERFEALVARVVADFIDHFDPARERSWIAEREGEIVGSVFCTQMDDETAKLRLLYVEPSARGLGIGGRLVDECIAFARSAGYRKMVLWTNSVLLAARRIYERAGFRVVNEEVHDHFGLPLMAETWEMEL
- a CDS encoding DUF6438 domain-containing protein, with amino-acid sequence MKRIAAAAAAALLTLTACPRPAARPAESTAQVRADSIVLERTRCYGTCPAYRLTLTRAGQVRFASVWPADTPPGAGTIAAADFASLVDEAARIGFWELPARIEGSRLCPTYATDLPSVYLTIHAGARTKRVDDYLGCMGTPELRALEVRIDSVAGSRRWIRVPELR
- a CDS encoding SDR family NAD(P)-dependent oxidoreductase translates to MSENGRKVVVVTGASGGIGAAVARELGRRGCALVLSARNEDALREVAAQSGDAVHVVRADVTSRADVERLRDEALSAFGHVDVWINNAGRGINRTVLELTGADIDAMIAVNVKGPLYGMQAIIPHFQERGEGHLINISSFLGRVPIVPIRSAYSAAKAALNSLTANLRMDLRMRGSDIHVTTVMPGMVATAFADNALGSTDGVSGVRPTGPMAPQTPEEVAAIVADAIDHPRPEVYTNPANPGMARAYFEDVAAFEEQAARAITQMLSQSAAGA
- a CDS encoding glycosyltransferase family 9 protein, which codes for MPGVDPMLLETDEGKRLEAEWFRAVRRGDFAAAWRASDAVLRARVGVPCWHLPRHEQWVWDGTPLDGRRVLIRCYHGLGDTLQFIRYAPRVKAVAAEVTVWAQPALLPLLRTVSGIDRLLPLHDGVCEAEHDVDVEVMELPHVFRSTLADLPADVPYLHADPAPLAKDGRLAVGLVWRAGDWDDRRSIPLPLLAPLADVPGVALHLLQRGDALAEAPDGFGVVSGSDDVTECARVMRALDLVVTVDSMPAHLAGALGVPVWTLLHADCDWRWMDARDDSPWYPTMRLFRQERQGDWEPVVRQVAAHLRRLAASRARITVPRRSAHMPHPTLTSS